Proteins from a single region of Fischerella sp. PCC 9605:
- a CDS encoding tyrosine-type recombinase/integrase, translating to MQDKLDLFALMEVRSQHPTPDFTTSDTDSSLIEMWLHGLSSDTQRGYRRCVSEFLSWVKKPLHAVTLADLQGWQNTFKCCAPHTQRLKMAAMRSLLSFGHKIGMLPTNVSMGLRQPKIKDTLNERILSEEEVAAMIETEKNPRNQAILLLLYTGGLRVQELCALRWKDFSARRPGGQVTVFGKGGKTRIVLLPEPVWKKLCKLNKNALSSDPVFVSREKDKNGKTLDQSQVNRIVAAAARAAGIAKKVSPHWLRHAHASHSLNRGAPLHLVQNTLGHSSVATTSRYLHARPDDSSALYLNVQTQTTFDATTGAIEPSPSKQQKQPRRTKVQANTSTLKCPSCKSSELQKNGFQVLADGNKHQRFRCKRCDYVFTPVLSIPNK from the coding sequence GTGCAAGATAAGCTTGATCTGTTTGCACTCATGGAGGTTCGCTCACAACACCCAACGCCTGATTTCACAACCTCTGATACCGATAGTAGCCTCATTGAAATGTGGCTGCACGGTTTGTCGAGCGACACGCAACGGGGGTATAGGCGTTGCGTAAGTGAGTTTCTCTCTTGGGTAAAAAAACCACTCCATGCAGTCACTTTAGCTGACCTTCAGGGCTGGCAAAATACCTTCAAATGCTGCGCCCCCCACACGCAAAGGTTAAAGATGGCTGCCATGAGGTCGCTGTTAAGTTTCGGGCATAAAATTGGTATGTTGCCGACTAATGTAAGTATGGGTCTGAGGCAGCCAAAAATTAAGGATACCCTCAACGAACGCATCCTATCTGAGGAAGAGGTGGCTGCCATGATTGAGACAGAAAAAAATCCCAGAAATCAGGCTATCTTGCTGCTGCTCTACACCGGTGGCTTGCGTGTTCAGGAATTGTGCGCCCTGCGTTGGAAAGATTTCTCTGCAAGAAGGCCTGGAGGGCAGGTGACAGTATTCGGCAAAGGCGGAAAAACTAGGATAGTGCTTCTGCCCGAGCCTGTTTGGAAGAAGCTGTGTAAGTTGAACAAGAATGCTCTCTCGTCAGACCCAGTGTTTGTGTCCAGGGAAAAAGATAAAAATGGTAAAACCCTTGACCAATCTCAGGTCAATCGGATTGTGGCTGCTGCCGCACGAGCTGCGGGTATTGCCAAAAAGGTGTCTCCCCATTGGCTCAGACACGCCCATGCAAGTCACTCCCTCAACCGTGGTGCGCCACTACATTTGGTGCAAAATACCCTTGGTCATAGCTCCGTGGCAACCACCAGCAGATACCTTCATGCTCGCCCTGATGATTCCAGCGCTTTGTACTTGAACGTGCAAACTCAAACCACTTTTGATGCCACAACTGGTGCAATTGAGCCGAGTCCATCCAAACAACAAAAACAGCCTCGTCGTACCAAAGTGCAGGCAAACACATCGACTCTAAAATGCCCCAGCTGCAAATCCTCTGAGCTTCAAAAAAATGGTTTTCAAGTATTAGCCGATGGTAACAAGCACCAGCGCTTTCGGTGTAAAAGGTGTGATTATGTGTTTACACCTGTTTTATCAATTCCTAATAAGTAA
- a CDS encoding DUF3854 domain-containing protein — MEYTSENNNAQPLIQKHLLEWVVGSGVDPALTALNVRSLVGNEVYEYLLYALPQTARRNGGRLRDSYLKQYEQATLGGWWVSGLDPLNNWEPMIWGRFKPDNPRTDWEKAKSIKYESPPKTANRVTYFNVPEHLWKKVAKRYNIKRYLSPLALRLFDRLHPRLFWEWVQLHPEIPIILCEGEKKAACLLSLGYVAIALPGIWNGRVGQKDFDERLHPDLIPLAQPGRQFIVLFDYETKPKTRWQVFQATIRTGKAIEAVGCSCEVAQLPGPEKGIDDWAVALGKKAPSAVSTLIDDAFSLKEYQQSFFLNQSRGLRKYKPDVKVNSSFLTKAINKLPASGLVCLLSDMGTGKTEFLASWRKQHPQLRFLNNGHRVNLLKNLSERLQTQMYSSIACGKLSEADALSITVDSLYKMASDLQAYDCIFIDEACQYVAHLLKSKTCKEHRALILEVLESLVYQAKLVVLADAHLDDLTIDFFRAMRPDGEKPYVALNEWKSGGRDVYWYEGKNSSALVAQIHASVMAGQRCYVASDSKRFIKKLELTLLDAQVLVDSVKEGIGNRELLTENSECLFEAGFRVPCSEGAFPVARSPLRVPFFDESLKQPEDRKLRVWAIHSENSGSEENVVFIKEINTAIQNIDVLLTTPSLGTGVDISAPHFDVIFGVFHAVSQGATECAQQLWRVRCGANRRDRVRRGDSCDLRGERKEEAGFKGLSHSTIGSSQGISKPASSPSQDAMPNHQLDNTTKPDSISQANMRDDIPMHVWVAPRPPFGYAETNPRRIYEKILQKNEMTAFLIRIDKETGKRGAEKDWALEASCQIEAQRNWSINNLRTDLRSLLEHMGNTIIPMGDGFSQVANGWMQAAGEAITASHCKAVANAKDIDRLIYEIRQRQDYLKPEENYECEKFRIRDAYGMEVTPELVERDDGGRLIRKLIALEGIIASPGEAIADSQGRLFPTPPPMVAQRDLREREQLKICSDWGNHSTSWLMRHRLGLREILVPMMQGEKVTADDKRIVALKQQSEQFAPHVKAILNLTIPSEQPAMWIYGKFLEQLGLSTDWDRVGGRGQQVKRFFLDPDDLAFAQQVLAHRQKQREEKEKKRQQQREADAAYAARMQAMYGTEESRGCRGCRGRGAASGERVFFNNALSSPASPASPASPASPAFPASPASPAQELPVVTSPPNIGGEHFRGDVTTNSQSYETPHNPWFEKVKGFASLVVEGLQYGVETVLELLSGLTLDERWGVIFEFKEIHPDEFGQFVSNVPNWVEYLEL, encoded by the coding sequence ATGGAATACACGAGCGAAAACAATAACGCACAACCGTTAATCCAAAAGCATTTATTGGAATGGGTAGTCGGTTCAGGCGTAGACCCAGCATTAACAGCATTAAATGTGCGATCGCTGGTTGGAAACGAAGTTTATGAATATTTACTATACGCGCTCCCGCAGACAGCCAGACGCAACGGTGGGCGACTACGGGACTCTTACTTAAAGCAGTACGAACAAGCGACTCTTGGGGGCTGGTGGGTAAGTGGACTCGACCCACTTAACAATTGGGAACCAATGATCTGGGGTCGCTTCAAACCCGATAATCCGCGTACTGACTGGGAAAAAGCCAAATCAATTAAATACGAGTCCCCACCCAAAACGGCAAACCGCGTCACCTATTTTAATGTCCCAGAACACTTATGGAAGAAAGTTGCCAAAAGGTACAACATCAAGCGCTATCTTTCTCCCCTGGCGCTACGTCTATTTGACAGATTGCACCCACGCTTATTCTGGGAGTGGGTGCAGTTACACCCAGAAATCCCTATCATACTTTGCGAAGGGGAAAAAAAAGCTGCCTGTTTGTTAAGTCTTGGATATGTAGCGATCGCACTTCCGGGTATTTGGAATGGACGAGTTGGTCAGAAGGATTTTGATGAACGCCTGCATCCTGACTTAATACCACTGGCACAACCAGGACGCCAGTTTATTGTTTTATTCGATTACGAAACCAAACCCAAAACCCGGTGGCAGGTATTTCAAGCGACTATCCGCACTGGCAAGGCAATTGAGGCAGTTGGTTGTAGCTGCGAAGTCGCACAATTGCCAGGGCCAGAAAAGGGGATTGACGATTGGGCTGTGGCACTTGGCAAGAAAGCTCCCTCAGCTGTGAGTACTTTAATTGATGATGCTTTCAGCTTAAAAGAATATCAACAATCATTTTTCCTCAATCAAAGCAGAGGATTACGCAAGTATAAGCCTGATGTTAAGGTCAACTCGAGCTTTCTCACCAAGGCCATAAACAAACTCCCAGCATCCGGCTTGGTATGCTTGCTTTCTGATATGGGCACTGGTAAAACCGAATTTTTAGCAAGCTGGCGAAAACAGCACCCGCAACTACGATTTTTGAACAACGGTCATCGCGTTAACTTGCTCAAGAACCTAAGTGAGCGGCTACAAACGCAGATGTATTCGTCAATTGCATGTGGGAAATTAAGTGAAGCTGATGCCCTCAGCATTACTGTTGATTCCCTCTACAAAATGGCTAGCGATTTGCAAGCTTACGATTGCATCTTCATTGATGAAGCTTGCCAATATGTAGCTCATCTGCTCAAATCAAAAACGTGTAAGGAACATCGCGCTTTAATTTTAGAGGTGCTGGAATCTCTAGTGTATCAGGCGAAACTGGTAGTGCTGGCAGATGCTCACCTCGATGATTTAACAATTGATTTTTTCCGGGCAATGCGCCCAGACGGCGAGAAACCCTACGTTGCTTTAAACGAGTGGAAATCCGGGGGGCGTGACGTTTACTGGTACGAAGGGAAAAACAGCAGCGCCCTGGTTGCACAGATTCACGCCTCGGTGATGGCAGGACAACGATGCTATGTCGCATCTGACAGTAAGCGGTTTATCAAAAAACTTGAGCTAACTTTACTAGATGCTCAAGTACTAGTAGATTCGGTTAAAGAGGGAATAGGGAACAGGGAACTCTTAACAGAGAACAGTGAGTGCCTCTTCGAGGCAGGGTTCCGGGTTCCTTGCTCCGAAGGAGCATTCCCTGTTGCCCGTTCCCCGTTAAGAGTTCCCTTCTTCGATGAAAGTTTGAAACAACCAGAAGATCGCAAACTTCGAGTTTGGGCTATACATTCAGAAAATTCTGGTAGTGAAGAAAATGTAGTCTTTATCAAAGAAATCAACACTGCCATTCAAAATATCGATGTACTCTTAACCACTCCTAGCTTGGGCACGGGAGTTGACATTAGTGCCCCTCATTTTGACGTAATTTTTGGTGTGTTTCATGCTGTATCCCAAGGCGCGACCGAATGTGCCCAACAGTTGTGGCGTGTTCGTTGCGGGGCGAATCGAAGAGATAGAGTCAGGCGGGGGGACTCCTGCGACTTGCGAGGCGAAAGGAAGGAAGAGGCAGGCTTTAAGGGCTTATCGCATAGCACAATTGGCTCTTCGCAAGGTATATCTAAGCCTGCCTCTTCCCCTAGCCAAGATGCGATGCCCAATCATCAACTCGACAATACAACGAAGCCTGACTCTATCTCCCAAGCCAATATGCGTGATGATATCCCCATGCACGTTTGGGTAGCACCTCGTCCTCCCTTTGGTTATGCCGAAACCAACCCCAGACGCATATATGAGAAAATCCTCCAGAAAAATGAAATGACCGCTTTCTTAATCCGCATCGACAAAGAGACTGGTAAGCGGGGGGCTGAAAAAGATTGGGCGCTTGAAGCCAGCTGTCAGATTGAAGCCCAAAGAAATTGGTCAATTAATAATCTTAGGACTGACTTGCGATCGCTACTTGAACATATGGGCAATACAATTATTCCTATGGGTGATGGATTTTCTCAAGTAGCCAATGGATGGATGCAAGCCGCAGGCGAAGCAATCACTGCCTCCCATTGTAAAGCCGTTGCCAATGCCAAAGATATTGACCGCTTGATTTACGAAATAAGGCAACGCCAAGACTACCTCAAACCAGAAGAAAATTACGAGTGCGAAAAGTTCAGAATTAGAGATGCTTACGGGATGGAAGTCACACCCGAACTAGTAGAGAGAGATGATGGGGGGCGGTTAATCCGTAAGCTGATTGCCCTTGAGGGCATTATAGCCTCGCCAGGAGAAGCGATCGCAGACTCGCAGGGGCGATTATTCCCAACTCCACCACCAATGGTTGCACAACGCGATCTTAGAGAGCGCGAGCAATTAAAAATTTGTAGCGATTGGGGCAATCACTCTACCAGTTGGCTGATGCGTCACCGTCTCGGGCTAAGAGAAATACTCGTTCCCATGATGCAGGGTGAAAAAGTAACTGCTGACGACAAAAGGATAGTTGCCCTCAAACAGCAATCTGAGCAATTTGCACCACACGTCAAAGCGATCCTTAATCTTACTATCCCGTCCGAGCAACCAGCGATGTGGATTTACGGAAAGTTCTTAGAGCAACTGGGACTATCTACTGATTGGGATAGAGTCGGGGGTCGCGGTCAACAAGTTAAGCGTTTTTTCCTAGATCCAGATGATTTGGCTTTTGCCCAACAAGTACTAGCTCACCGCCAAAAACAGAGAGAAGAAAAAGAGAAAAAGCGCCAACAACAAAGGGAGGCGGATGCAGCTTATGCGGCGAGAATGCAAGCCATGTACGGCACTGAAGAGAGCAGAGGGTGCAGGGGGTGCAGGGGGAGAGGTGCAGCTTCTGGAGAAAGAGTGTTTTTCAACAACGCTCTTTCCTCCCCTGCCTCCCCAGCTTCCCCAGCTTCCCCAGCTTCCCCTGCCTTCCCTGCTTCCCCTGCCTCCCCTGCCCAAGAACTCCCCGTAGTCACATCCCCCCCTAATATAGGTGGAGAACATTTTAGGGGGGATGTGACTACCAACTCCCAATCATACGAAACACCTCATAACCCTTGGTTTGAGAAGGTTAAAGGCTTTGCAAGCTTGGTAGTTGAGGGACTGCAATACGGTGTTGAAACGGTACTAGAACTACTCAGTGGACTAACTCTTGACGAACGCTGGGGGGTGATATTTGAGTTTAAGGAGATCCACCCTGACGAATTTGGTCAGTTTGTATCAAATGTACCAAATTGGGTGGAATACTTAGAGCTTTAA